In one window of Nocardiopsis aegyptia DNA:
- the aroC gene encoding chorismate synthase yields the protein MLRWLTAGESHGPALVAILEGLPAGVSVTSDDIAAALLRRRAGYGRGARMKFEQDQVSVIGGIRHGLTQGGPVAIEVGNTEWPKWEKVMSPDPVPAEELDGVARNAPLTRPRPGHADLVGMQKYGHQESRPILERASARETAARVAVGEVARQFLRQALGVEILSHVVSMGPVAVPEGSAEPRPEDLAAIDADPLRCFDPETSARMVEEVDDTKKSGDTLGGVVEVLAYGLPPGLGSHVHWDRRLDSRLAGALMGIQAIKGVEVGDGFRTAARRGSAAHDEIEPGPDGVRRRTNRAGGVEGGMSTGDALRVRAAMKPIATVPKALDTIDVTTGEATRADHQRSDVTAVPAAGVVAEAMVALVLAEAAVEKFGGDSVTETGRNLRGYLDSLEIR from the coding sequence ATGTTGCGTTGGCTGACCGCAGGGGAGTCCCACGGGCCGGCACTCGTCGCGATTCTGGAGGGCCTCCCGGCCGGTGTGTCCGTCACTTCTGACGACATCGCCGCCGCGCTGCTCCGCCGCCGCGCCGGGTACGGACGAGGCGCCCGGATGAAGTTCGAGCAGGACCAGGTCTCCGTCATCGGGGGTATCCGACACGGCCTGACCCAGGGGGGTCCGGTCGCGATCGAGGTCGGGAACACCGAGTGGCCCAAGTGGGAGAAGGTGATGTCTCCCGATCCCGTACCCGCCGAGGAGCTGGACGGCGTGGCGCGCAACGCGCCGCTGACCCGGCCCCGGCCGGGGCACGCCGACCTCGTCGGCATGCAGAAGTACGGGCACCAGGAGTCCCGGCCGATCCTGGAGCGCGCCAGCGCCCGCGAGACCGCCGCGCGCGTGGCCGTCGGCGAGGTGGCCCGCCAGTTCCTGCGCCAGGCACTGGGCGTGGAGATCCTGAGCCACGTGGTGTCCATGGGTCCGGTCGCCGTGCCCGAGGGCTCGGCCGAACCTCGCCCCGAGGACCTGGCCGCCATCGACGCCGACCCGCTGCGCTGCTTCGACCCCGAGACCAGCGCCCGCATGGTCGAGGAGGTCGACGACACCAAGAAGTCCGGTGACACCCTCGGCGGCGTGGTCGAGGTCCTGGCCTACGGGCTCCCGCCCGGCCTGGGCAGCCACGTGCACTGGGACCGGCGCCTGGACTCGCGCCTGGCGGGTGCCCTCATGGGCATCCAGGCCATCAAGGGCGTGGAGGTCGGCGACGGCTTCCGCACCGCGGCGCGCCGCGGATCGGCCGCCCACGACGAGATCGAACCCGGCCCGGACGGCGTGCGCCGCCGGACCAACCGCGCGGGCGGCGTCGAGGGCGGGATGAGCACGGGCGACGCGCTGCGCGTGCGCGCGGCGATGAAGCCCATCGCGACCGTGCCCAAGGCGCTCGACACGATCGACGTCACCACGGGCGAGGCCACGCGCGCCGACCACCAGCGCAGCGACGTCACCGCCGTCCCGGCGGCCGGCGTGGTCGCCGAGGCGATGGTCGCCCTGGTGCTGGCCGAGGCCGCCGTGGAGAAGTTCGGCGGCGACTCGGTCACCGAGACCGGCCGCAACCTGCGCGGCTACCTGGACTCCTTGGAGATCCGCTAG
- a CDS encoding prepilin peptidase, whose amino-acid sequence MTTPSTLGLDPTLWTVAAIACLALLGLGVGHTAGRLVHLFGAADASGDPLPGGAPRTLTAPAGQSEAAAPASEGGSVAGTTPAPAEAEDDEGPPPPRCPFCRAELAFVPWTPTVASRAFRRRGACPHCEQVIRPHLAVVVATGALFAVVGIVAATEPRWSPADLLAVLWLAALTAVLSVIDLRVLRLPDPLVGPGYAIAFLLLAAAVFLPPTGQGLDRAGAALVSMVLVTVLYWLLWRVSPRGFGFGDVKLSGLTGLYAGWAAGPMGALVAVFWAFAAFSAVGLVLLALRRLRPMQPFPLGPFMLCATLVTVLVGAPLVVHL is encoded by the coding sequence ATGACCACCCCCTCGACCCTCGGCCTGGACCCGACACTGTGGACGGTCGCGGCGATCGCCTGCCTGGCCCTGCTCGGGTTGGGCGTGGGCCACACCGCCGGCCGCCTCGTGCACCTCTTCGGCGCCGCGGACGCCTCCGGCGACCCGCTGCCGGGAGGGGCGCCGAGAACGCTCACCGCGCCCGCGGGCCAGAGTGAGGCCGCGGCGCCGGCGTCCGAGGGCGGAAGCGTCGCGGGAACCACGCCCGCCCCCGCCGAGGCGGAGGACGACGAGGGGCCGCCGCCACCGCGCTGCCCGTTCTGCCGCGCCGAACTGGCCTTCGTCCCCTGGACACCGACCGTCGCCTCGCGGGCGTTCCGCAGACGCGGCGCCTGCCCCCACTGCGAGCAGGTCATCCGCCCCCACCTGGCGGTCGTCGTGGCCACCGGCGCGCTGTTCGCGGTCGTGGGGATCGTCGCGGCCACGGAACCGCGCTGGTCGCCCGCCGACCTGCTCGCGGTCCTGTGGCTGGCGGCGCTCACCGCCGTCCTGTCCGTCATCGACCTGCGGGTGCTGCGCCTGCCCGACCCCCTGGTCGGCCCGGGCTACGCCATCGCCTTCCTCCTGCTCGCCGCCGCGGTGTTCCTGCCGCCCACCGGCCAGGGGCTGGACCGCGCGGGCGCGGCTCTGGTCAGCATGGTCCTGGTCACGGTCCTGTACTGGCTGCTGTGGCGGGTCTCCCCGCGCGGATTCGGGTTCGGCGACGTCAAGTTGTCCGGCCTGACCGGACTGTACGCGGGCTGGGCGGCGGGGCCCATGGGCGCGCTGGTCGCGGTGTTCTGGGCCTTCGCCGCCTTCTCCGCCGTGGGTCTGGTGCTGTTGGCGCTGCGGCGGCTCAGGCCCATGCAGCCCTTCCCGCTCGGCCCCTTCATGCTCTGCGCCACCCTCGTCACCGTCCTCGTCGGAGCACCCCTGGTGGTCCATCTCTGA
- a CDS encoding SseB family protein produces the protein MSRPSIIGAQNFRDDDGSVDPDVEARLRDHAAGRAGDRQVLDALSRSRLLIPVVAVATETGKGVGGLTKDKHSEVAVPVMTGKDGRRGVLAFTSVDAVRRWRADARPVPFTAKDACQAAVEEGADALVLDVSGPMPYTIQGRFLTLLAEQGAAPDPKDDPQVLALIYRVTHAEFGIERVRVHPSERADIGIRLELEERDDESLRRVADRLAAELRHVLPGGVELSAVVRARRDRD, from the coding sequence GTGAGCAGACCATCGATCATCGGCGCCCAGAACTTCCGCGACGACGACGGCAGTGTCGACCCGGACGTCGAGGCCCGACTGCGCGACCACGCCGCGGGACGGGCCGGCGACCGACAGGTCCTGGACGCGCTCAGCCGCTCCCGGCTCCTCATCCCCGTGGTCGCGGTGGCCACCGAGACGGGCAAGGGCGTCGGCGGGCTCACCAAGGACAAGCACAGCGAGGTGGCCGTCCCCGTCATGACGGGCAAGGACGGGCGGCGCGGCGTGCTCGCCTTCACCAGCGTCGACGCGGTCCGGCGCTGGCGCGCCGACGCCCGGCCGGTGCCCTTCACGGCCAAGGACGCCTGCCAGGCCGCAGTGGAGGAGGGCGCCGACGCGCTCGTCCTGGACGTGTCCGGGCCGATGCCCTACACGATCCAGGGGCGCTTCCTCACTCTGCTCGCCGAGCAGGGCGCCGCCCCCGACCCCAAGGACGACCCGCAGGTCCTCGCCCTGATCTACCGGGTCACGCACGCCGAGTTCGGTATCGAGCGCGTCCGCGTGCACCCCTCCGAGCGCGCCGACATCGGCATCCGCCTGGAGCTGGAGGAACGCGACGACGAGTCGCTGCGCCGGGTCGCCGACCGGCTGGCCGCCGAGTTGCGGCACGTGCTGCCGGGCGGTGTGGAGCTCAGCGCCGTCGTGCGCGCCCGGCGCGACCGGGACTGA
- a CDS encoding MarR family winged helix-turn-helix transcriptional regulator codes for MEQAVWLDAAEQDVWRGFLRMNTRIYDELERNLRERNGVSLIEYGILAHLSEAPERRMRMRALADSVIVSKSRLSHQVARLERGGYVRREHCDDDRRGLWAVLTDEGADLLRAAAPGHAAQVRSLIFDRLSAEQVDQLAAIVRVLESDRA; via the coding sequence ATGGAGCAAGCCGTGTGGCTCGACGCCGCGGAACAGGACGTCTGGCGTGGGTTCCTCCGCATGAACACGCGGATCTACGACGAACTCGAACGGAATCTGCGCGAGAGGAACGGGGTGTCGCTCATCGAGTACGGCATCCTCGCCCACCTGTCCGAGGCGCCCGAGCGGCGCATGCGCATGCGTGCGCTGGCCGACAGCGTCATCGTGTCCAAGAGCCGCCTGTCCCACCAGGTCGCCCGGCTCGAACGGGGCGGCTACGTGCGCCGCGAGCACTGCGACGACGACCGCCGCGGACTCTGGGCGGTCCTCACCGACGAGGGCGCGGACCTGCTCCGCGCGGCCGCGCCCGGACACGCCGCCCAGGTGCGTTCGCTGATCTTCGACCGGCTCTCCGCCGAGCAGGTCGACCAGCTCGCCGCCATCGTCCGGGTCCTGGAATCGGACCGGGCGTGA
- a CDS encoding YceI family protein yields the protein MAAQELKAGTWKIDAAHSVVGFSVRHMMVSKVRGRFEKFDATLTVPADPTQASVEAVIDAGSINTDNGDRDNHIRSKDFFDTENFPEFTFRSTGIATKGEDFVLNGELSIKGNARPVELALEFNGSTLDPFGLVRAGFTASTTISRKDFGVDIEMPMDGGGVVVGDKITIDIDAEFTHQG from the coding sequence ATGGCAGCGCAGGAACTCAAGGCCGGCACCTGGAAGATCGACGCCGCCCACTCGGTCGTCGGCTTCTCCGTCCGCCACATGATGGTCAGCAAGGTCCGCGGCCGCTTCGAGAAGTTCGACGCCACCCTCACCGTCCCCGCCGACCCGACGCAGGCCTCGGTCGAGGCCGTCATCGACGCCGGGTCGATCAACACCGACAACGGCGACCGCGACAACCACATCCGCTCCAAGGACTTCTTCGACACCGAGAACTTCCCGGAGTTCACCTTCCGCTCCACCGGCATCGCCACCAAGGGCGAGGACTTCGTCCTCAACGGCGAGCTGAGCATCAAGGGCAACGCCCGCCCGGTCGAGCTGGCCCTGGAGTTCAACGGCTCCACCCTCGACCCCTTCGGTCTCGTCCGCGCCGGCTTCACCGCCTCCACGACGATCAGCCGCAAGGACTTCGGCGTGGACATCGAGATGCCGATGGACGGCGGCGGCGTGGTCGTCGGCGACAAGATCACCATCGACATCGACGCCGAGTTCACCCACCAGGGCTGA
- a CDS encoding DUF2470 domain-containing protein has protein sequence MPSSPFSPEVVAAVTRHMNGDHPEDTLVICRALGGRPEATAARMTGLDGEGGDYAVTVDGTEETVRIPWSRPLTERAQIRAEVVRMYQEGCARLGLAPRGEH, from the coding sequence TTGCCGTCCAGCCCCTTCTCCCCCGAGGTCGTCGCCGCCGTCACCCGCCACATGAACGGCGACCATCCCGAGGACACCCTGGTCATCTGCCGTGCGCTGGGCGGACGGCCCGAGGCCACCGCGGCCCGGATGACCGGCCTGGACGGTGAGGGCGGCGACTACGCGGTCACGGTCGACGGCACGGAGGAGACCGTCCGGATCCCCTGGTCCCGGCCGCTGACCGAACGCGCCCAGATCCGCGCCGAGGTCGTGCGCATGTACCAGGAGGGGTGCGCGCGCCTGGGCCTGGCCCCGCGCGGCGAGCACTGA
- a CDS encoding protein kinase domain-containing protein translates to MVTPESGDDNAPTRRIDPAAPATPASRTGPTVRTGPGAGATRWVTRVFRPGGGRRDGVDATRVAEPGAGPTRVAGPAADRTSVLPGGSSASAPATAKAPRRTLGDAGTSGPAPWWRTLLGPLVDWLSRLLTRVVVGPAGDLDYAVPAELRRRYQVLGHIGAGGEAVVYRAHPTGEPERELALKVYRPGHDINRELLDRLRARGTASPHTPAVQGYGTAASSWGEDLAWEAQEFFALGSLRSVIDEAPLEDERARAVVAAVAECLHHWQDELQHNHTDVKPENLLVRSLDPPVVALTDFGGAVRATMSRVYGGLAITEDYAAPEVVEGRREAPAAWWSLGVMVHELVTGRRPARGGNWLTARNTEVDISAITDERWRLLARGLLAPTPSARWGHDEVAQWLAGERPQIRTVRRLRPIEFAGTSHDDPPSLAFDLLDRSDTGALWLRSHWPQLRTWLDREVNDYTFDRAYLTGLEHDPERVHVAISALAARYVPGMPPRYRGHEISADGLLALATGQASRHALVREAVESGAVGLGAQHWCPHPECRSGGSGRCALLERVQHEVPLLMRRVGETVDRLVGSGPDAPRRPAAHETDAVWAQAVELVLVPEKASEHRSLLRRQSWHPTQRSAAPHAPWWAEQRRTALRDGSGVDALATRGAMLTALVLLPEAVRVGGVVSARERADGRARRQDRWASLAGSARERWAGAKERLATAKQRRVEAATVPTRPDVPVEPGAYGNHGEQQAPDTTRTRREQERAQRRVDRTMSQIQRAMSAGKCRRFAYPAALLGLVDGLGRSLRPADGFYPESEFVTSAYTGLLDASNGAVLGWLSEVTGSVTGLLPGSMGASWWWPVLLAVVLVVLGRTAGSKRPATRARRRLAAFRLALAGSLLMVVVLLSTGLVALGSGVLIPLDGLLG, encoded by the coding sequence ATGGTCACGCCCGAATCCGGTGACGACAACGCTCCGACCCGACGGATCGACCCCGCGGCGCCCGCGACGCCCGCGAGCAGGACCGGGCCCACCGTCCGGACCGGCCCGGGGGCCGGCGCCACGCGGTGGGTCACCCGTGTGTTCCGGCCCGGCGGCGGGCGGCGGGACGGTGTCGACGCCACCCGCGTGGCCGAGCCCGGAGCCGGCCCCACCCGGGTCGCGGGCCCCGCGGCCGACCGCACCAGCGTCCTGCCCGGAGGCTCGTCGGCATCCGCCCCCGCGACCGCCAAGGCGCCCCGGCGCACGCTCGGCGACGCCGGGACGAGCGGTCCGGCTCCCTGGTGGCGCACCCTCCTCGGTCCGCTCGTCGACTGGCTGAGCCGACTCCTGACCCGTGTGGTCGTCGGTCCCGCCGGCGACCTCGACTACGCCGTCCCGGCGGAGCTGCGCCGCCGCTACCAGGTACTCGGCCACATCGGCGCGGGCGGGGAGGCCGTCGTCTACCGCGCCCACCCCACGGGTGAGCCCGAACGCGAACTGGCCCTGAAGGTGTACCGGCCCGGGCACGACATCAACCGCGAACTGCTCGACCGCCTGCGCGCCCGCGGCACCGCGTCGCCGCACACCCCGGCGGTCCAGGGGTACGGCACCGCGGCCAGCTCCTGGGGCGAGGACCTGGCCTGGGAGGCCCAGGAGTTCTTCGCCCTGGGCTCCCTGCGCTCGGTCATCGACGAGGCGCCCCTGGAGGACGAACGGGCGCGGGCCGTCGTCGCGGCCGTCGCGGAGTGCCTGCACCACTGGCAGGACGAACTCCAGCACAACCACACCGACGTCAAGCCGGAGAACCTGCTCGTACGCTCGCTGGACCCGCCGGTGGTCGCGCTCACCGACTTCGGCGGCGCCGTGCGCGCCACGATGAGCCGCGTCTACGGCGGGCTCGCCATCACCGAGGACTACGCCGCCCCCGAGGTCGTCGAGGGCCGGCGCGAGGCGCCCGCCGCCTGGTGGTCCCTGGGCGTGATGGTGCACGAGCTCGTGACCGGCCGCCGCCCCGCGCGCGGCGGCAACTGGCTGACCGCCCGCAACACCGAGGTGGACATCTCCGCCATCACCGACGAGCGCTGGCGGCTGCTGGCCCGCGGCCTGCTCGCGCCCACGCCGTCGGCCCGCTGGGGCCACGACGAGGTGGCGCAGTGGCTGGCCGGCGAACGGCCCCAGATCCGGACCGTGCGGCGGCTGCGCCCGATCGAGTTCGCGGGCACCAGCCACGACGACCCGCCGAGTCTGGCCTTCGACCTGCTCGACCGCTCCGACACCGGCGCCCTGTGGCTGCGCAGCCACTGGCCGCAGCTGCGCACCTGGCTGGACCGGGAGGTCAACGACTACACGTTCGACCGTGCCTACCTCACCGGGCTGGAGCACGACCCGGAGCGCGTGCACGTGGCGATCAGCGCCCTGGCCGCGCGCTACGTGCCCGGCATGCCGCCGCGCTACCGCGGGCACGAGATCAGCGCCGACGGCCTGCTCGCCCTGGCCACCGGGCAGGCCAGCCGGCACGCGCTGGTGCGGGAGGCCGTGGAGTCGGGCGCGGTGGGGCTGGGCGCCCAGCACTGGTGTCCGCACCCCGAGTGCCGCTCGGGCGGCTCGGGGCGGTGCGCCCTGCTCGAACGCGTGCAGCACGAGGTGCCACTCCTGATGCGCCGGGTCGGTGAGACCGTCGACCGGCTGGTGGGCTCGGGGCCCGACGCGCCCCGGCGGCCGGCCGCGCACGAGACCGACGCCGTGTGGGCCCAGGCGGTGGAACTGGTCCTGGTGCCCGAGAAGGCCTCGGAGCACCGCTCCCTGCTGCGCCGCCAGTCGTGGCACCCCACCCAGCGCAGTGCCGCCCCGCACGCCCCGTGGTGGGCTGAGCAGCGGCGGACGGCGCTGCGCGACGGCTCGGGCGTCGACGCCCTGGCCACGCGGGGCGCGATGCTGACCGCGCTCGTGCTGCTGCCCGAGGCGGTGCGCGTCGGTGGTGTCGTCAGTGCGCGTGAGCGCGCGGACGGGCGCGCCCGGCGCCAGGACCGGTGGGCCTCGCTCGCCGGTTCGGCACGCGAGCGGTGGGCCGGCGCCAAGGAGCGGCTGGCGACCGCGAAGCAGCGCCGCGTGGAGGCCGCGACGGTGCCGACCAGGCCGGACGTGCCGGTGGAGCCCGGCGCCTACGGGAACCACGGGGAACAGCAGGCGCCCGACACGACGCGCACGCGCCGGGAGCAGGAGCGCGCCCAGCGCCGGGTCGACCGGACCATGAGCCAGATCCAGCGGGCGATGTCCGCGGGCAAGTGCCGCCGCTTCGCCTACCCGGCGGCTCTGCTCGGGCTGGTGGACGGGCTCGGCCGGTCGCTGCGCCCCGCGGACGGCTTCTACCCCGAGAGCGAGTTCGTCACCTCGGCCTACACCGGGCTGCTCGACGCGAGCAACGGTGCGGTGCTGGGGTGGCTGTCGGAGGTCACCGGTTCGGTGACGGGGCTGCTGCCCGGGTCCATGGGCGCGTCCTGGTGGTGGCCCGTGCTGCTGGCGGTGGTGCTGGTGGTCCTGGGGCGTACGGCGGGGAGCAAGCGGCCCGCCACCCGGGCCCGGCGCCGCCTGGCCGCCTTCCGGCTGGCCCTGGCGGGGTCGCTCCTGATGGTGGTCGTCCTGCTGTCCACCGGTCTGGTCGCTCTGGGATCGGGCGTGCTCATCCCGTTGGACGGGCTGCTCGGCTGA
- a CDS encoding aldose 1-epimerase family protein: protein MAEVIELRAGDFHARVDRSGAGLQSLTCGGRDLVWPYTRGSGPVAFQGQVLAPWPNRVGEGRYAFGGREFQLEINNAATGTAIHGLVHDREWSPAAVSDDAVTLRLVFEGTPAFPFPLDLSITYALSEAGLTVTTTASNPGSGPAPFGLGFHPYLTLGEPLSELAARGEVEVEITAAAHQPVDAHLLPSGPPEPVEGSGLDFRSPGRALGDTVLDTAFTDLARDGDGRAWIRLIGPEHRVELWCDASFGWLQAFSADTLGGAAHRAHLAAEPMTCPPNALATGRDLIVLEPGESTEHTFGITTSDS from the coding sequence GTGGCTGAGGTGATCGAGCTGCGCGCGGGCGACTTCCACGCGCGCGTCGACCGGTCCGGGGCGGGACTGCAGTCCCTGACCTGTGGTGGTCGCGACCTGGTGTGGCCCTACACCAGAGGCAGCGGCCCGGTCGCCTTCCAGGGCCAGGTGCTCGCCCCGTGGCCGAACCGGGTCGGCGAGGGCCGGTACGCGTTCGGCGGCCGCGAGTTCCAGCTGGAGATCAACAACGCCGCCACCGGCACCGCCATCCACGGCCTGGTCCACGACCGGGAGTGGTCCCCCGCCGCGGTCTCCGACGACGCGGTGACCCTGCGGCTGGTCTTCGAGGGCACTCCCGCCTTCCCGTTCCCCCTGGACCTGAGCATCACCTACGCGCTGAGCGAGGCGGGTCTGACCGTCACGACCACCGCGTCCAACCCGGGTTCCGGTCCGGCCCCGTTCGGGCTGGGCTTCCACCCCTACCTCACGCTGGGCGAGCCGCTGTCGGAGCTGGCCGCCCGGGGCGAGGTGGAGGTGGAGATCACCGCCGCCGCCCACCAGCCGGTCGACGCGCACCTGCTGCCGTCGGGGCCCCCGGAACCCGTGGAGGGCAGCGGGCTGGACTTCCGCTCGCCGGGGCGCGCGCTGGGCGACACGGTGCTGGACACCGCGTTCACCGACCTGGCGCGCGACGGGGACGGACGCGCGTGGATCCGGCTCATCGGGCCGGAGCACCGGGTGGAACTGTGGTGCGACGCCTCGTTCGGCTGGTTGCAGGCCTTCAGCGCCGACACGCTGGGCGGCGCCGCCCACCGGGCGCACCTGGCGGCCGAGCCGATGACCTGTCCGCCCAACGCCCTGGCCACGGGACGGGACCTGATCGTCCTGGAGCCCGGGGAGTCCACCGAGCACACGTTCGGTATCACCACGTCCGACAGCTAG
- a CDS encoding nucleotidyltransferase family protein produces MAGLLLAAGSGSRLGRPKALVEVGGERLVDRGIRTLAEGGCDPVMVVLGAAETVVSGARTVHNPDWATGMGSSVRAGIDALPDTVDAVLVALADQPLVTSLAVRRLIDEYERGARAAVATYAGNPRNPVMLGREHWSTVHAMAEQDVGARPFLRAYSHLVTTVACDDIASPDDIDTAEDLARLSDMLDRA; encoded by the coding sequence GTGGCGGGCCTGCTGCTGGCGGCGGGTTCGGGGAGCCGGCTCGGCCGTCCCAAAGCGCTGGTCGAGGTGGGTGGGGAGCGCCTGGTCGACCGGGGGATCCGCACGCTGGCGGAGGGCGGCTGCGATCCCGTCATGGTGGTGCTCGGGGCGGCGGAGACGGTCGTGTCGGGCGCCCGCACCGTACACAACCCGGACTGGGCGACCGGTATGGGGTCGTCGGTGCGGGCGGGGATCGACGCGCTGCCCGACACCGTGGACGCGGTACTGGTCGCGCTGGCCGACCAACCGCTCGTGACGTCCCTGGCGGTGCGGCGGCTGATCGACGAGTACGAGCGGGGCGCCCGCGCCGCGGTCGCCACCTACGCGGGCAACCCCCGCAATCCGGTCATGCTGGGACGTGAGCACTGGTCGACGGTGCACGCCATGGCCGAACAGGACGTGGGAGCGCGCCCGTTCCTGCGCGCCTACTCCCACCTGGTGACCACCGTGGCGTGTGACGACATCGCCAGCCCGGACGACATCGACACCGCGGAGGACCTGGCGCGGCTCAGCGACATGCTCGACCGCGCCTGA
- a CDS encoding XdhC family protein, which produces MRDIRAAVSRLYASGETFALATVIDTDKSAPRGPGAAMLVSASGEVTGSVSGGCVEGAVYEEALEAIRTGEPVRRTYGYSDEEAFSVGLTCGGTLHMFVEPISRDTFPQLGSVIGAVDEHQPVAVATVVADPSGADRVGMRRVVWPTHAEGDLGAGGGRLADALDDDVRGMLAQGSTGVLRYGADGQRRGDELEVFVQSFTPAPRMLVFGAIDFAAAVADLGTYLGYRVTVCDARPVFATRKRFPTAEEVVVKWPHVFLDEIADQVDERTVVCVLTHDPKFDVPVIKAALATRAGYIGAMGSRRTHEDRLDRLREAGVGEEQLERLHSPIGLDLGARTPEETAVSIAAELVQVRWGGSGRALRETSGRIHRETPDPEPVPAGFGHVQK; this is translated from the coding sequence GTGAGGGATATCCGAGCGGCCGTGTCGCGGCTGTACGCCTCGGGTGAGACGTTCGCGCTGGCCACGGTCATCGACACGGACAAGAGCGCGCCGCGCGGGCCGGGGGCGGCCATGCTGGTCAGCGCGTCCGGGGAGGTCACCGGGAGCGTGTCGGGCGGGTGTGTCGAGGGCGCCGTCTACGAGGAGGCGCTGGAGGCGATCCGTACGGGCGAGCCGGTGCGGCGCACCTACGGCTACAGCGACGAGGAGGCGTTCAGCGTCGGCCTGACCTGCGGCGGAACCCTCCACATGTTCGTCGAACCCATTAGCCGGGACACCTTCCCCCAACTCGGTTCCGTCATCGGCGCCGTCGACGAGCACCAGCCGGTCGCCGTGGCCACCGTCGTGGCCGACCCCTCCGGCGCCGACCGGGTCGGGATGCGGCGCGTGGTGTGGCCGACGCACGCCGAGGGCGACCTGGGCGCCGGCGGCGGACGCCTGGCCGACGCGCTCGACGACGACGTGCGCGGCATGCTGGCCCAGGGCAGCACCGGGGTGCTGCGCTACGGGGCCGACGGGCAGCGGCGCGGCGACGAGCTGGAGGTGTTCGTCCAGTCCTTCACCCCCGCTCCGCGCATGCTGGTGTTCGGCGCCATCGACTTCGCCGCGGCCGTCGCCGACCTGGGCACCTACCTGGGCTACCGCGTGACGGTGTGCGACGCCCGCCCGGTGTTCGCGACGCGCAAGCGCTTCCCCACCGCCGAGGAGGTGGTGGTCAAGTGGCCGCACGTGTTCCTCGACGAGATCGCCGACCAGGTGGACGAGCGGACGGTGGTGTGCGTGCTCACCCACGACCCCAAGTTCGACGTCCCGGTCATCAAGGCCGCTCTGGCCACCCGCGCGGGCTACATCGGCGCGATGGGGTCGCGGCGCACCCACGAGGACCGGTTGGACCGGCTGCGCGAGGCGGGGGTCGGGGAGGAGCAGCTGGAGCGCCTTCACTCGCCGATCGGGCTGGACCTGGGAGCGCGCACCCCGGAGGAGACGGCGGTGTCGATCGCCGCCGAACTGGTCCAGGTGCGCTGGGGCGGCAGTGGACGGGCCCTGCGCGAGACCTCGGGGCGCATTCACCGCGAGACACCGGATCCGGAGCCTGTTCCGGCCGGATTCGGTCACGTTCAGAAGTGA
- a CDS encoding PH domain-containing protein: MTWRPRAMRWVAYGLAVLIVATMGVLSATLPPDWRLQDRVMLFGLGLVIAAVLHLLGRPRLVATRHNVTIVNSIRTHVLAWPEIIDAQMREGEPWPSVDLSDGSTLAVMGIQSADGELARRQLRDFRALLHERGEGREPDRG; the protein is encoded by the coding sequence ATGACGTGGCGCCCCCGTGCGATGCGCTGGGTCGCCTACGGCCTGGCCGTGCTGATCGTGGCCACCATGGGCGTGCTCTCCGCGACCCTGCCCCCGGACTGGCGGCTCCAGGACCGGGTGATGCTGTTCGGGCTCGGCCTGGTCATCGCCGCCGTCCTCCACCTGCTCGGACGCCCGCGCCTGGTGGCGACCCGGCACAACGTCACCATCGTCAACAGCATCCGCACCCACGTGCTGGCCTGGCCCGAGATCATCGACGCGCAGATGCGCGAGGGGGAGCCCTGGCCCTCGGTCGACCTGTCCGACGGCAGCACGCTCGCGGTGATGGGCATCCAGAGCGCGGACGGTGAGCTCGCCCGGCGCCAGCTCAGGGACTTCCGGGCCCTGCTGCACGAGCGCGGCGAGGGCCGGGAGCCCGACCGCGGCTGA
- the ribH gene encoding 6,7-dimethyl-8-ribityllumazine synthase, with product MSGEGRPEPDDVDAAGLSVGIVVTRWNAPIVEPMLANALAAVKASGAADPVVVHVAGAVEIPVVAQELARQHDAVIALGAVIRGGTPHFDYVCQSVTHGLTEVALRQSTPVGNGVLTCDTLEQARDRAGLPGSAEDKGAEAALAALDTAVALRGLRR from the coding sequence ATGAGTGGTGAAGGACGCCCCGAGCCCGATGACGTCGACGCCGCCGGACTGTCCGTCGGCATCGTCGTGACCCGCTGGAACGCGCCCATCGTCGAGCCGATGCTCGCCAACGCCCTGGCCGCGGTCAAGGCCTCCGGCGCCGCCGACCCCGTGGTCGTCCACGTCGCCGGAGCCGTGGAGATCCCGGTCGTGGCCCAGGAACTGGCACGCCAGCACGACGCCGTCATCGCGCTGGGCGCCGTCATCCGGGGCGGCACCCCGCACTTCGACTACGTGTGCCAGTCCGTCACCCACGGGCTCACCGAGGTCGCCCTGCGCCAGTCCACCCCCGTCGGCAACGGCGTGCTCACATGTGACACCCTTGAACAGGCGCGGGACCGCGCCGGCCTGCCGGGCAGCGCCGAGGACAAGGGTGCGGAGGCGGCGCTGGCCGCCCTGGACACCGCGGTGGCCCTGCGCGGGCTGCGCCGCTGA